In the genome of Candidatus Zymogenaceae bacterium, the window CTACGGCGCCCATATCTACGATCCCGAAACCGACACCATGGGAGAAATCCACGACAAGTGCGTGGACTGCCACCGCTGCGAGGCCCTCTGCCCCACCGGGGCAATCACCATCAAGGAGAATCCGAGGGATTTCAAGGGGAACGCCAACTGGACCGACTATTACATCAAGAACGTCTACAAACAGGCGTCCACCGGAGGCGTGCTCCTGACCGGCATGGGCAACGACAAGCCCTACCCCATTTACTGGGATCGCCTGCTGCTCGACGCAAGCCAGGTGACGAATCCCTCCATTGATCCATTGCGTGAGCCGATGGAGCTGACCTCGTTTCTGGGCCGAAAGCCGGACAGCCTCGAGATCGAAAAGGAAGACGGAAAGCTCCGTCTCAAGACTCCGCTTGAGCCCCAGATCAGGCTTGAATACCCGATTGTCTTTTCGGCCATGAGCTACGGCGCCCTCAATTACAACGCGCACCTGGCCATGGCGAGGGCGGCGAAGAAGACCGGCATCGCCTATAACACCGGCGAGGGAGGGCTGCATCCCACGCTGTACGACTACGGCCGGTGGACCATCGTCCAGGTGGCGTCGGGAAGGTTCGGCGTCCATTCCGATTACCTCAACGCAGGATGCGGCATCGAGATCAAGATCGGCCAGGGGGCCAAGCCGGGAATCGGCGGTCACCTGCCGGGGGAGAAGGTGGGCGAGGGCATCAGCCTGACCAGGATGATCCCCACCGGCACCGACGCCCTGTCTCCGGCGCCCCATCACGATATCTACTCCATCGAGGATCTCCGCCAGCTCATTTACGCCCTCAAGGAGGCGTCGGATTACACCAAGCCGGTCTCGGTGAAGATCGCCGCGGTACACAACGTGGCCGCCATTGCCTCAGGCATCGTCCGGGCCGGGGCGGACATCGTGACCATCGACGGGCTGAGGGGCGGCACCGGAGCCGCCCCCACCATGATCCGGGATAATGTGGGCATCCCGTTGGAGCTGGCCCTGGCCGCGGTGGACACCCGGCTCCGGGAGGAGGGGATACGAAACCAGGCCTCGATTCTGGCGGCGGGGAGCGTCCGCTGCAGCGC includes:
- a CDS encoding alpha-hydroxy-acid oxidizing protein, whose protein sequence is MLYQAPYNTFSEFVIVRDEDLCISCRVCERQCSYGAHIYDPETDTMGEIHDKCVDCHRCEALCPTGAITIKENPRDFKGNANWTDYYIKNVYKQASTGGVLLTGMGNDKPYPIYWDRLLLDASQVTNPSIDPLREPMELTSFLGRKPDSLEIEKEDGKLRLKTPLEPQIRLEYPIVFSAMSYGALNYNAHLAMARAAKKTGIAYNTGEGGLHPTLYDYGRWTIVQVASGRFGVHSDYLNAGCGIEIKIGQGAKPGIGGHLPGEKVGEGISLTRMIPTGTDALSPAPHHDIYSIEDLRQLIYALKEASDYTKPVSVKIAAVHNVAAIASGIVRAGADIVTIDGLRGGTGAAPTMIRDNVGIPLELALAAVDTRLREEGIRNQASILAAGSVRCSADVVKAIALGADAVYIGTAALIAMGCGMCQRCYTGKCPWGITTNDPYLAKRLNPDIATERLVNLIHAWGHEIQEMMGGMGLNAIESLRGNREKLRGVGLSRVEMDILGVKHAGE